In Pyricularia oryzae 70-15 chromosome 2, whole genome shotgun sequence, one genomic interval encodes:
- a CDS encoding cystathionine beta-lyase — MAGQPSIPSAIGAKKALGLVDVDGHDLPPSPAPSSPSNGRRRYALATELVYTETKDQYGASSIPIYQSATFKQSSAAGGNSEYDYTRSGNPTRTHLERHMAKIMNANRALAVGSGMGALDVITRLLRPGDEVITGDDLYGGTNRLLTYLSANQGIIVHHIDTTDIDRVAATVSDKTAMVLLETPTNPLIKIVDVATIARAAHDRNSKALVVVDNTMLSPMLCNPLDLGADIVYESGTKYLSGHHDIMSGIVACNDAALADRMYFTVNATGCGLSPNDSFLLMRGIKTLAVRMEKQQANAQRIAEFLESHGFRVRYPGLKSHPQYDLHWSMARGAGAVLSFETGDAELSQRIVEAARLWAISVSFGCVNSLISMPCQMSHASIDAKTRKERQMPEDIIRLCVGIEDVQDLIDDLSRALVTAGAVSITVDGFHATGTALELGQTPLTTTKNDSPAQ, encoded by the exons ATGGCGGGCCAACCCAGCATTCCGTCTGCCATCGGCGCCAAGAAGGCTCTTGGCCTGGTGGATGTTGACGGTCATGACCTGCCGCCATCGCCGGCACCTTCTAGCCCTTCCaacggccgccgccgttacGCCCTGGCAACCGAGCTGGTATACACAGAAACCAAGGACCAATATGGCGCCTCCAGCATTCCCATCTACCAATCCGCCACCTTCAAGCAATCTTCAGCAGCCGGCGGCAACAGCGAGTATGACTACACACGCTCAGGAAACCCGACGAGGACGCACCTGGAGCGTCACATGGCTAAGATCATGAACGCAAACCGCGCCCTGGCTGTTGGCTCTGGCATGGGCGCCTTGGATGTCATCACACGTCTGCTCCGTCCTGGCGATGAGGTCATCACGGGAGACGACCTGTACGGCGGTACCAACCGTCTGCTCACCTACCTCTCGGCGAACCAGGGCATTATCGTCCACCACATTGACACCACCGACATCGACCGTGTTGCTGCCACAGTCTCGGACAAGACTGCCATGGTCCTTCTCGAGACCCCGACGAACCCGCTTATCAAAATTGTCGATGTTGCCACCATCGCCCGCGCTGCCCACGACCGCAACTCTAAAGCCCTGGTCGTCGTTGACAACACCATGCTTTCCCCCATGCTTTGCAACCCCCTGGATCTTGGCGCCGATATTGTGTACGAGTCCGGAACCAAATATCTCTCTGGACACCACGACATTATGTCGGGTATTGTTGCCTGCAACGATGCCGCTCTGGCCGACCGCATGTACTTCACCGTCAATGCCACTGGCTGTGGTCTCTCGCCAAACGACTCCTTCCTACTCATGCGCGGCATCAAGACGTTGGCTGTGCGCATGGAAAAGCAGCAGGCCAACGCCCAACGCATAGCCGAGTTTCTCGAGTCTCACGGCTTCCGCGTCCGCTACCCTGGTCTGAAGTCGCACCCGCAATACGATTTGCACTGGTCGATGGCCCGGGGCGCCGGTGCCGTCCTGTCCTTTGAGACGGGCGATGCGGAACTGTCTCAACGCATCGTCGAGGCCGCACGCCTCTGGGCCATCAGCGTCAGCTTTGGCTGTGTCAACAGTCTGATCAGCATGCCCTGCCAGATGAGCCACGCCAGTATTGATGCCAAGACGCGCAAGGAAAGACAGATGCCAGAGGATATTATCCGACTTTGCGTCGGAATTGAGGATGTTCAGGATTTGATAGACGATCTTTCCAGAGCC CTTGTAACTGCCGGTGCCGTCTCCATAACTGTTGACGGATTCCATGCCACAGGAACTGCCCTGGAGCTCGGCCAGACACcgctgacgacgacgaaaaacGACAGCCCCGCACAATAA
- a CDS encoding ATPase family AAA domain-containing protein 1: protein MADRKRATDYFIDIVVFAGMTATLYLLTKNILSSLSSTLGDPDKEKHEQARLRAKANLQRLRKIQNGDGTANGEAQDGEGGQRNGPAVEELQLNEYENMIAMDVVAPEDINVGFDAIGGLEDIIEEVKESVIYPLTMPHLYSHAAPLLSAPSGVLLYGPPGCGKTMLAKAVAHESGASFINLHISTLTEKWYGDSNKLVRAVFSLARKLQPAIIFIDEIDAVLGTRRSGEHEASGMVKAEFMTLWDGLTSANASGVPSRIMVLGATNRINDIDEAILRRMPKKFPVPLPGTEQRRRILELILGETKRDPEHFDLEYIAAVTAGMSGSEIKDACRDAAMSPMREFIRTQRAAGTPMASIDPTQVRGIRTDDFFSRKGAGPRVRSMGENKKSTAKQNSTTEKHAERAEDSEYEDVDEEHTRPVSPD from the exons ATGGCCGACCGAAAAAGGGCCACCGACTACTTCATAGACATTGTTGTCTTTGCTGGCATG ACAGCAACCCTTTACCTCCTGACCAAGAACATTCTATCATCGCTATCGTCGACACTGGGCGACCCAGACAAGGAGAAGCACGAACAGGCGCGATTAAGAGCAAAGGCAAACCTCCAGAGATTACGAAAGATACAAAACGGTGATGGCACAGCAAATGGAGAGGCCCAGGACGGTGAAGGTGGTCAGAGAAACGGCCCGGCCGTCGAGGAGCTGCAGCTAAACGAATACGAAAACATGATTGCGATGGACGTCGTTGCGCCAGAGGACATCAATGTTGGATTCGATG CTATCGGTGGCCTGGAAGACATTATTGAGGAGGTCAAGGAGTCGGTCATTTACCCTCTGACGATGCCTCACCTATACTCGCACGCTGCTCCACTTCTGTCCGCGCCATCGGGTGTTCTTCTCTACGGGCCTCCTGGATGCGGAAAGACAATGCTTGCCAAGGCCGTTGCCCATGAGAGCGGTGCATCCTTCATCAACCTACATATCTCGACCCTGACGGAGAAGTGGTATGGAGACTCTAACAAGCTCGTCCGAGCTGTCTTCTCCCTGGCGCGGAAGCTTCAACCTGCTATCATATTCATTGATGAGATCGACGCCGTTCTGGGAACTCGCAGGAGTGGAGAGCACGAGGCCAGCGGCATGGTCAAGGCAGA ATTTATGACTCTCTGGGATGGATTGACATCGGCGAATGCGTCAGGTGTTCCCTCCAGGATAATGGTGCTGGGTGCGACGAATCGAATCAACGATATAGACGAGGCCATTCTGAGGAGAATGCCCAAAAAGTTCCCCGTACCATTGCCCGGCACAGAACAACGCCGGCGCATCTTGGAACTCATTTTGGGTGAAACCAAGCGGGATCCTGAGCACTTCGATCTTGAATATATTGCCGCAGTGACGGCGGGCATGTCGGGCAGCGAAATCAAAGACGCATGCCGTGACGCGGCCATGTCACCGATGCGCGAGTTTATTCGAACACAGCGTGCAGCCGGGACACCCATGGCCAGCATTGACCCCACTCAAGTCAGGGGAATCCGTACTGATGACTTTTTCTCAAGGAAGGGGGCTGGACCCCGGGTTCGAAGCATGGGGGAGAACAAAAAGAGCACAGCGAAGCAAAATTCTACCACAGAAAAGCATGCTGAACGTGCAGAGGACAGCGAGTATGAGGACGTCGATGAAGAGCACACGAGACCGGTGTCGCCGGATTAA
- a CDS encoding oxidoreductase yields the protein MTIITRTTTAILPRVLNRQRTSAIPFLGKAFQLVSFARMSATAMGKRLEGKTIVITGASSGIGRSCAFEFARTSPKSLKLVLTARRIDTLKEIAKEINAEVGEGVKVLPFQLDVSKPDEVRGFVQALPEEFRDINVLVNNAGLVKGVAQAPAIAEEDINIMMATNVTGLINMTQAVLAVYKKRPEGGAGDIINIGSIAGREPYAGGSIYCATKAAVRSFSDSLRKELVATRIRVMEIDPGQVETEFSVIRFYGDKAKADAVYAGCDPLTPDDIAEVVVFVAGRRDNVVVADTLIFPQHQGAATVVHRKSS from the exons ATGACTATTATAACACGTACTACAACCGCCATACTTCCCAGAGTCTTGAATCGTCAAAGAACATCTGCCATACCGTTCTTGGGCAAAGCGTTTCAGTTAGTTTCCTTTGCAAGAATGTCAGCCACCGCAATGGGGAAGCGCCTCGAGGGCAAGACAATCGTCATCACCGGAGCTTCATCCGGGATCGGGCGCAGCTGTGCCTTTGAGTTTGCTCGCACCAGCCCCAAGAGCTTGAAGCTGGTCCTGACTGCTCGCCGCATCGACACGCTCAAGGAGATTGCCAAGGAGATAAATGCTGAGGTCGGCGAGGGCGTCAAGGTGTTGCCATTCCAGCTCGACGTCAGCAAACCGGATGAGGTCCGTGGGTTTGTCCAGGCGCTGCCCGAGGAGTTCCGGGATATTAATGTTCTCGTCAACAATGC GGGTCTGGTGAAAGGAGTTGCACAGGCTCCTGCGATCGCCGAGGAGGATATAAACATCATGATGGCGACCAATGTAACGGGTCTCATCAACATGACGCAGGCCGTGCTTGCCGTCTACAAAAAGCGACCTGAAGGAGGTGCTGGCGATATTATCAACATCGGTAGCATTGCTGGTCGTGAGCCATACGCCGGCGGTAGCATATACTGCGCAACCAAGGCTGCGGTTCGGAGCTTTAGTGATTCGTTGCGAAAGGAGTTGGTAGCCACTCGGATCCGGGTTATGGAGATCGATCCGGGTCAAGTTGAAACC GAGTTTTCTGTTATTCGGTTTTATGGTGACAAGGCAAAGGCGGATGCAGTCTATGC TGGTTGTGACCCTCTCACGCCAGATGACATCGCCGAGGTGGTTGTGTTCGTCGCAGGACGGAGAGATAACGTCGTTGTAGCCGATACTCTCATCTTTCCTCAGCACCAG GGTGCTGCTACGGTTGTGCACCGGAAATCATCTTAG